A stretch of the Corylus avellana chromosome ca6, CavTom2PMs-1.0 genome encodes the following:
- the LOC132185910 gene encoding uncharacterized protein LOC132185910, with product MRRSNRLADMNKVYVRTEAVRKKQLVIRLRHMEERFGGLTVRNEGCARTQHGVPTDHSADMDGPSVCRRQPKLRYAGAEDKFIVKGEPVNPYAGHGVRKEFPMTQAHAISRDAGVNLDIRKEKIENSYKKKVSREMAEVKHQSVSRYIGGTYRQFQTTCTIGGKVAKLVIDPRSGMNLVSEEAVQKLGLEIERHPTPYRLEWLTKGNEPTKSLCISWYQGSITFHEWGGATALQT from the exons ATGAGGAGGAGCAACCGTCTGGCAGACATGAACAAGGTATATGTGCGCACGGAGGCAGTACGTAAGAAGCAACTGGTGATTCGTTtgcggcacatggaggagaggtttggtggtctaACCGTGCGGAATGAGGGGTGTGCGCGCACCCAACATGGGGTCCCTACCGATCACTCGGCCGACATGGATGGTCCAAGCGTTTGTCGTCGTCAACCAAAACTGAGATACGCGGGGGCGGAAGACAAATTTATCGTCAAGGGTGAACCTGTCAATCCTTATGCGGGGCACGGAGTGCGGAAGGAATTTCCAATGACACAAGCTCATGCTATATCACGGGACGCAGGCGTCAATCTCGACATccgaaaagaaaaaatagaaaattcctacaaaaaaaaggtgtcTAGGGAGATGGCGGAGGTCAAGCATCAATCGGTGTCCCGATACATTGGTGGTACGTACCGACAATTTCAAACTACATGCACCATTGGAGGCAAGGTGGCCAAGCTTGTCATCGATCCAAGGAGTGGTATGAATTTAGTCTCGGAGGAAGCAGTTCAGAAGCTAGGGCTTGAGATTGAGAGACATCCTACTCCCTATCGGTTGGAATGGCTCACGAAAGGAAACGAG cccactaagtcactctgcatcagttggtatcagggctcaattactttccatgaatggggaggagcaactgCTTTACAGACATGA